TTCGGGTGATCCCACTCAAAAGGAGAACTGGCGTTTGGAAGGGACTGAGGACAAAAAAGACTGGAGGAGAGCTGCCACTGACAATGAAAGTGGCCGTCGCTGGCGTGAAGAGGAAAGGGAAACTAGCCTACTTGGCAGTAGGAGAGACCGCAGGAAACCAGATCGTCGTGTTGACAGCGTTCCGGTTCGGGAAACTAATGAAGGTAGAACATTGGCTGCCAGTGATAAGTGGAGCGATGGTAATGCTCGCACAGCTGGGCATGAAGCACGACGTGATAGCAAGTGGTCTTCAAGGTGGGGTCCTGAGGACAAGGACAAAGAATCTCGCAATGAAAAGAGGGCAGATGCAGAGAAGGAAGATGGTCATGTTGACAATTCACCACTTTTGGGCAGCAATCGTGGTGCTCCTGAGCGTGAATCTGAGTCCCGTGATAAGTGGAGGCCACGCCATAGAATGGAAGTTCATTCCAGTGGTTCGACTCCCTACCGCGCTGCTCCTGGATTTGGAACTGAGAGAGGAAGGGTGGAGGGTTCACATATGGGGTTTACCGTTGGACGAGGAAGGTCCAGTACGATGGGAAGATCTTTGGGTGCCATCGGTGCTGCTCATTCTGACAAGAGTGAAAGCGTCCCTGGAAAACCAATAGTCTTAACCGATTCTTTTTGTTACCCAAGGGCAAAGCTTCTTGACATTTATCGCAAGCAAAAAGTCGAACAATCCTTTGCTTCCATGCCTGATGACATGGAAGAATTAGCGCCCATAGCTCAAGCAGACGTTGCTGAACCGCTAGCTTTCGTAACCCCTGATGCTGACGAGGAGGTAATAATGAATACACGATTTTTACCTTCTTAGTCTTCTTTGTCTATTTGTTTCAGCCAgaagttttatttatttgattgaggTTAATCTCCTAATCTTCATGTTTTTCGTTCAAAAAATTAGGCTGTCCTTGGTGATATATGGAGGGGTAAGATCACTGGCAGTGGAGCTGTGTATAATTCATTTAGAAAAGGCAGATCAACGGAAAATGTTACTGGTATTTAACTCAGGAACTATGCTTCTCTTTGTGTGCTAATTTTTATGTCACTGAATCTTCtgccaattttcaattttcaggtCTTGGTGATGTTGAATCTGCTGACGAGGGGAAACAGGGCATTCTCTCCTTGGTACCCACTGAAGAGAATGGCGATACCTTCCAAGAACTTTTGGGAAGCGATAACTCTCGAGCTGATGATAACACTGCACTGGGGGGTAAATGACTTTCTTCCTCCTGTTTCTGTCTGTTTTTGATATGTACTGCAGTGCAGGGGTGTAATCATTCGATATGTTTTACTAGAGTTAGCTTGAACTTATTAGTTTCATCTTATGGTGCAGAGGATGTTAAAAACCAAGGAGTGGAGCAGAAAATTGCTGGTGAAATTATTCATCATGGGGAGTCTGTTGATAATGGTACCCGAGGATCATATGAAATAGATGGTCCTTACTTTGCCACTTCCCAGACAAATATTGCCAATAGTGGGACGGGGACACTATCTGCTTTTACcgatcaatctcaatttcaagaaattgGTGGCAGATCCAAGCTTCCTAATAACTCAACTTCTCTATTTGGATTGATCCCTCCTCTTCAACACCAGGGTGGAAACATCCATCATTTAAGTTCTAATGAGGCAAAAGAGTCAGAGAGGAGTATTTCCGCGGATGAGCTTAGTTTATACTACCTTGATCCTCAAGGGGAGATACAAGGACCTTTTCTTGGGTTGGACATCATTTCGTGGTTTGAACAGGGGTTTTTTGGCACTGACTTACCAGTCCGCCTGGCAGATGCCCCTGAAGGAAAACCTTTTCAAGAATTGGGTGAGGTGATGCCGCATCTTAAGGAGGGCATCCATGCCATTGCCACTGGTGCTGATCAGATTTTGAAATTAGATGAAGCTAGTGCTTTAGGTGGTAAGTTGGAGACTGGTGTGCCTGCTGCTGCTCCTGCTGGTAAAGTTGATGATTTATACATCATGGAAAATCGGTCGTTACCAGAGATTAGGAATATGTCGGCTCAGAATGTCCAACGCATAGTATCTGAATCTGGTGTCCCACATCTGTCTCATTTGGAGATGGGGTTTAATGATTTTGCTGCCCAAGATGAAGGTGAGTTCTCTTATAAGTGCCACCTTTGCTTTTGCTTGTACTGTTTCTCATTTGGCTGTGATTTATTGTCTTGATAAGTGTGTTGGCAGTCGTTAGTTGTGGGAAAGAATAGCAATGATCCCTATTCTCATCGTACTGTTTCTTTCCAGAAATTGTTTTCCCAGGAAGACCAGGAAGTAGTGGCCATCCTATTGGAAGATCTACTGGAAACATCCACGATGCTTCTCTGAAACCTCTGAGCCACTCTTCTGTTCAAGCTGAGTTGAAAGCACCCAGCATGCAAAACCAAAATGATAACATGATGCATCCTTTTGGTTTACTTTGGTCTGAGATTGAAGCCACTAATGCAAAGCATACCTCTGCATCCAACTTGCCTTCTGCCATGGGAAGGGGTCCTCAATTTGGAGGCATTTCCGACCCAGCTCTCATTGCAGATAATTGGCCTGATTCATACAGAAGGAATGCAGCTTTTGACTACCCGAACTTGTATCCGGAAACTGTGGCTTCTCGAAACTTTCCACGCATGGAACAGGAATCAAACCGTCTTGATCTATCGGAGCAACTATTGTCAAGGCAACTTCAGCATCACCATCTCCAACAGCAAAACCTGTTACCTTTTCATGCAAATTCTGGCCATTCCATTTTGGAACAAATGGCTGGTGAACAAATGGCACACCAGCAGCAGCTGGCCGCCCATGCTGTACCGGAAATGGAACATCTAAGGGCACTACAGCTCCAACAGCAGCGACAACATCAGCTTCAACGTCagttgcagcagcagcagcagtttCAGCATCAGCAAAAACTTCTGCAGGAGCAACAGCAGTCTCAAGTGCAACAGGTCCTACTTGAACAAATCCTGAGAAACCGTATGCATGATCCTGGCCTTGCACAGTCCCCTGTTGATCCTCTGAGAGCCAACAATGCTCTTGATCGGGCTATATTGGAACAACAGCTTCTCAATGAGCTGAAACAACGCTCTCATCATCCTGCCAGACATATTGATCCATCACTTGAGCAGAGAACCGAGGCAAAATTCGCTCGTATGCCACCAGAGCTTCAAGAGTTACTCATAGCTCGTGCTCAGCGTGGACAACTTCAGCCTTTGGACCATCATATACTGCAAGAGCAACTTCAAGCTAGGCAGTTCCCAATGGGAATGGGGCTACCTCCCAATTTGGAAGAAAGGCGCCTTGGTTCTGGCTGGCCAGTTGATGAAACTGATCAGTTCCTTAGGATGCACAGTAGTCATCGAGCTCACTCATCAGGGTTTAGCCCACTAGATTTTTATCAGCAACAACAGGGGCCATCCAATGAAGACCAGCTGAGCTTCTTTGACAGGAATCCTTCGCTACAGGAGCGTATGAGACAAGGTTCTTATGAACCTAGCGGGCCGCCTTTTGACCGTTCAATTTCTTTACCAACTGGAAATGCTGGAGTGAATCTGGATGTCCTAAATGCTATGACTCGTGTTCATGGTTTGGACATGCAAGAGTCTAGCACAAGAACAAAATCTGCTGCTCAAGCAAAGTTTGCTTCGGAATTGCACCCTCGAGGTGCCACCCGCTCTTTACTTCCTAACCAATTTCATACTTCTCAGCTGGATGCACTGGATGGTCACTGGTCTGAGAATAATGGGCAGCTCGCAAATGATTGGATGGAATCTCGAATTCAGCAATTGCATATTGGTGCTGAACGCCAAAAAAGGGAACAATTTGGTAAAATTACTTCTGAGGACCCGAGTTCGTGGATGTCAGATGGACAAGATGATGACAAGTCAAAGCAGCTTCTGATGGATTTGCTTCATCAGAATTCTGGTCATCAACCCGCCCAGTATGCAGATGTTAGCGAGGGAGTACCGGGGGAGAGAAGGCCTATATCTGGCTTTTACTCTAGTTCGAACACTCTGGATCGTCAATTTAATATGCTTCAGGACAGAGAAGCTGGTTTAAGCAACTCGTTTCCTGTTGGTTCCTATGGATCAAATTCCTCTGATCGTGCCAGCAGTTTTGAAAACAGAGATGAGTTGCCATTCAGAATGGATTCTGGGGCATTGGCTGCGGCAGATCCATTCTTGTCCGGTATTCACGGATCTGGGATGGGTTTTCACACTAATCCAAGCAGGAACGACAGTATTTCAGCTCATACAAAGGAGCTTGCGGAGGCAGAGGGGAGGAAGGGTATGTCAAAAAGTGAGAGCAAATTAAAGGGCTCGCTCTTTGAGATTCAAGAAGCCACGGCTGAACAAACATTATTGGCTGCTACAGATCATGGTGGAGTACCTATCAATTCCTTTAGCAGGCATGCTTCACTCGGTGCTGCTGCAGGTACTTTAGCTTGGATGTTCTTGTTAGTTTTTATTATGGTTATGTTCAATTTTTATAGGTAAATatgttttgaatattttatagGTGAAAATACAGTCTTCTATGACGAAGGAATTGGAAACCAGTATCCTGAACAGATAAGCAAGGATCAGTAAGTATCCCTTCCTGCATTGCCTAAAGAGTGGAGGAGGAGCATAGTTGTGGTGTTTGTCTCACTTAATTGTTGAATATGGCGGCAGGCAATTGATGCTGAACCTGAAATTGCTAGCTTGATAGCCAAGATGCTTCTGTTGTTTTGGATTCACTTTTCTTGTCCACTCATGTAATTGAGGGTTCCTTTGTTGCAAATGATATTCAGAAAACTGAAAGCTGGTGTTATAATTAGTTTTATTCTATCATCTTTTGGACTCTTGCAATTACTCATATTAGTCATTGTTTGCATGGCATACGACTTAGTTTTAGAGAGTTATATCGCCATGATTTTGTTAGTTTTGTGTAATGCAGGTTACTCTGGGTTTATTTTACTGGTCATTAATTTGGTTGCATTGTTGATATATATTTTGGATCATGTCGACTCTAAATCTTGTACAATGGATCTTACTTCCCTCCTAAACTCTAAATGCTGGTTATCTCCCAGAACAAAGTTCTAGGAGGTCACTAATGGCTGATGACGGTCGATCCATggttatctttctttcttcttctttgggtcTTTGGTATGGCAGTCCATTCTTCTTTGTATGTCTTGACTTAATTACTCATACATGTTTGGCAATGGCTTTTGACAGTGTGCGAGTCATTTTGTCCAAAAGTCAAGACAATATGCTGCTCAGAGGCCCATCCCAGGAAGGACCGTCAGAGCTTGTGTCTGATCCTCTTGCGAGGCTCAAAAGTGCTGTTCCTAGTGTTCCTGATGGTAAGTTTGATGTTTTCTGCTTGTCCCCTTTGGAGTTGTTGATCAGTTAAGTGGGGATGGTTGTGTTCTGTTTGGGTGGATTTGGGCGGAGATTTTGTTCAACTGAGTTGATTCCTATTTGGCTGCTGGGTAAATTTTCATTGGGTCTGTAATTTTACAGGTTCGAGACAAGACCAAGGAGGTAATCCAACAAAGCAAGGTGTTGAGGACATTGCGGCTGCCAAGAAAGATATGCGGTTCAGGCGTACTTCATCTTGCAATGACGCAGATGTGTCGGAAGCGTCGTttattgacatgctaaaaagCACGAAGAAGACTGCACCACAAGAACCCCAATCGGCAGCAGGACTTTCAGAATCATTAGAAGGAATTCAAGCTGGACGAAGtggaaagaagaaagggaagaaagggAAGCAAATCGATCCCGCCCTTTTGGGTTTCAAAGTCACCAGCAATCGCATCATGATGGGCGAAATTCAACGTATAGATGATTAAAGCCCCTTTGTAAACTTTTATACATGGTGTACAGAGATTAGGAGCTTGTATAGATTTAGACGTGTTCAGTAGCGTGTAGTGTATAGTGTTCATCTGTCCACAGAAAATTTTCGCCCTTGTTTTTCTTTGGTCATGGACAGCGAGATGTATAAAAAATCGGCTTCTAACAATGtaaattgtaccaattgaataAGTCAAGTGAGATTCCACCTGACGAGTTACAACGCCGTCTCTTTTGctctctttgttttgttttgctcGCTTCATTCCGCGACATTTGCTTCGGATTAGTAGCAGGGAATCCAGCATGTTGAACCAGCGGCATTTTGTTTTGGAGGACGACAGCCATTTTGCGGAACTTGATCTTCTAACAGGCTCAAGTAATGAGTTGTTGAATTTCTCCTGTCAACGGTGGATGGTTAATAGGACAGAGCATAATTGAGCAAAACCATCTATTACCGACGTATTGTAGTGCGAGTCGTATTTCAAAGAGACTTCAAATAACTAGAGTTACAAGACCAACCAACTTCAAAACATAAAGTTGTCATTGCATAACGATCCTAAAGAAGCAAATTAAACGGTGGTGGCACCACAGCAGTGATCCACCAACGGTCACCATACACATCAGCCCTCCCATGGGGAGTGGGATGGACTCTCTGCCCTTTTAACACTCCTCGCAGCACCACGAAATCCTCGCCTGGGAAGTTGGAACACAACACCTAGCCATTTTCTATCTGCGCCTCGTCTGAAATTCTTGTCTCGCCTTATCTAACGGCACTGAAATTTTTTGTTGCACGGCGTTCTCATAAACCGAATGCTTAGACCCAGCAATTTGGGAAGAGCTTCCCGACTGTTCTGCCCATGAGCCATTCCAGCTCAGAAGATGCTACAGGCACTTGTTcagcaatgagagagagagcatcttTGGCACCTTTATAACCACACTCTGGTACTACGAATGGGAAGTCactgcaaaaaggaaaaaaagaagaagatataaaGCAAAACACACAAAAGCCAAGTGAGTTTGATTTCCTCGTTGGTGTGCTCTAAATATCCTCTCCACGTGTTCTTTTGTTCAAGGAGTGAAGCTGGCAAAACTTACCTGCCCCACATTATTCGGTTCACACCATAGTGGGTAATAAGTTTTGAAAGAAGGTCAGATAAATCGAGGTACGGAAATGGCATTCTCGACACTCTGAAAAGAGCACTGAGTTTTACGTACACCTGTTCAGTAAAAGATCGTGTCAACAAGAACCTCCAGCTGATATGTTAATAAGAGATAGAAATCCACTGTGAAAGACGGTCTAAAGAGGTGGGGTTGTCCAAGCGAAAAATACAAGAAGACGTGGCTCAGAAAGTTATTATTCATGAGTAACATTTAAACAACACTTGCTATATGGCAGCAGCAACCAAGTAAAAAGTCGTATTAATAGAAACGGAGAAGAAACTGCACGCCTGTCTAGGACACCGATACCTGAGGGTATCTGGACAATCTTAGAAGCTCAGAGAAGGTGCGACTATCCTCATCGTTTCTGAACAAGACAAATAAGTGCGTCAATGTTTGCTAAACATCTAAGGAATTGAATGACATCTTGATGTCAGTACAATTAAATCACTCACAGTGGTGGCTTGCAGAAAGCTAAATGATCAAGCAAAACCACTGTCGAAGGAAATTCTTTGCACAGCTCCTCGATTTCTGAAATATGGAGATTGAGGCCCTGGGTAATTACAGAAATGTGAGCTCATAGCATTTCAATATAATGAGTGAGAATTCGAATGAAGGCTCAAGATGCGATATAAGGTCTTTGAGATATATTGGTCTTGCGAATAACAAGACATAAACATCGGTTtaaaccttaccaaaaaaaaaaaatatcggttTACGCCATAAAACCGACAACTTCATCAAGAATCACATAGCAGACAAAAATGTCCGCATAATTGAAAAGGAGGATGCCATACTTTCATGCACATGAAGCCCACAGGTACCCCAAGCTCTCCCGCTTTAGAGAACAATGCCTTTCCAACTTCATTGGTCATCTGCCAACATCAACATGTATGTTATAGACATCACAGAAACTCAGAGAAGTTCACTGTTCTTTATACTAAATTCCAGTAGCGTCTAATACAGGTTTGAAGGATCAAGATTCGCACTTTGCCAGAATCTAGGACATCTTACACGAATTCTCCCTCTTAGGATGTCCGACATAAAAAGCTTTTACACTGATAGAATCTTCCCTCCTCGTTCATTAGCATATGCAAAATTGCGTTTCGTTTCTGTATAATTGAAGCCATCTTTAAAGCCAGAATACATGATCCTTGGCAACCAGTTCATAGCGCAGAAGTACAAAGTATGcagaaatttctttctttctttctcatatTGGTTCCTCCTGAAAGTCAGTGGAACTATCTGCTGGATACGTCTAATACCGCATGTACTAAATCTGAATCAGCaaagaaaatcatctcaaaGCAGTTGTGCTGATAGTTCGGATTGAAATCAACACCTTTTGACCGGAAGGCCACAGATATGGGTTGAAACGAACAGCTCTAAAACCATCCTGTCACTATAACGGAACAACATCAGAGATTAGCCTAATTCCATCAAGTACTTTTAAATGATGACAACTGCAATGTTCAGACCTTCAAAACAAGCTGCTCCAACTTCTCAATCCCACTTCCATCTTCTGCAGCATTGGCAAGGCAACAACCAGCAAATTTAGTTGGATACTTTTTTAAGATGCTGTGCAAGTACAAGATTGTATGAGGAAAATACATACCGAAAAGGAGAGCAATTAAGCAGAGCATACTCCAGTTGACCATGAGTTACTATACTTTACAAGGTAAATAGTAATCGAACCAGTGACATCCAATTTGATGGGGGAAAAAAGTGAAGCTAAATTCTTGATGACTATTGATCTACTATTTGATTGCCCATATTTAGAAATGCAGCAATTTCAGCCACCACTTGTGTGGCATCCAACTTAGGGCAGGACTAGTGCATGAAGTCTTAGATAATTCTAGTTTCTGCTATGAAGAATCAAATTGTGCGAAGAACGATATAAATTTCAACAGACCTCGTCACTAAAGAGTGGTCGAACTTGTGATTAATAGGTTGCACAATGAGAGCACCATCTACGCCTGCTTCATCCATACACTGCATAAATAAAACAACATGAACAGCCAAACCTCACTGAGAACGGCTTTCTAACCAAGATCGTACCTTTTCGTGCATCCACTTGGTTCATTATCTTATCTGCAGATGGCAGATGCTTCTGTACTCATCCATCTTTGAACAAATTAACACTATGTCTAAACATTTCACGTTAACCAGATTAGCCCTACTTCTCTGTGACAATAATCTTGACCCAATAACAAGAACCCTTCACGCATATTCATTTTTTGATGCCCATAACACAAAAAATacctaaagaaaggaaaatagatgCATATTTCCCGAGTAAGAAGACACTTCCAGTTACATTTGTTCTCGTCTTTGGCTCAACTAATTTAAGATGAATAGAGTAAAAGTACACCAAAATCTGCATAAATCAGCTCTCAAATTGGGTCTGCTCCGCCTTTTATCTCAAGAATGTCACATTCTTAACCACCATAAGACATACCTGGAGAAGAAAATCAACATCTCCCGGTAAAGTCGGTTCTTGCCCAGGAAAGTAGGGATATTTCTCTTCAGCCTACactaagcccaaaaaaaaaaaaaaaccagaaaagaagaagaaattacacAAACATAATAAACACAACTCCAGACCACAAATGCAATCAACTTGTCGAAACTAACGATCATCTCGTCCTCAACTTTCGTAGTTACCCCTCGAATCTAACTAAGATAGAAAATCCACCCTCCTCGTTTCAGCAATTCTGGCGAGACCGAAACAAGCACACACAGGAAGCGGAATTTTCGCGAACTTTCGGGAAGTGGGTCGACGATTACCTCCGCAGGAGAAGCCCACACGTGCAGGTGCGAATCGATCACTTTCGTGGAGAACGATGCTCTGCCCTCGGTCCCGCCTGTGGCCATTTTAGCTGCAGAAGGTTTCAACGGCGATTTCTGATGAACTGTCGTGACGACGGGTAAGGAGGTGTGAGGATGGATTGTGAGGAAAGGCCTCACTCTCCCTGCCATTTTTAAAGGTGTGGACTGCGGAGCGTATGGGAAAATCCATGGATTCGCTTACGGAGAAGCATAGAAGCCAACTCGTGCGGATGTCAGCCGTCCGatcagaagaagatgaaaaatttaCGTCGTccgatcattttcaaaagaaccCCGTTTGTTTTGATCTAGAATtagcagaagaagaaggtatgaccaaaaaaagaaatttactttCCTCGCCGACGTTAACAATAATTCtcaagatttcaaaaaattacagaaaaaattatgactaaatctAAGCATCAATACGGGAAATCTAACCAACAAGTCTTGaacatattatatttttatcaattcaatcgtTAATCTCTTCACTTTTTGTCCATTGAGTCTATTCGGCCAATGTGGACACGGGCCGTCCTATGTAACTCAATCAGCGCTGACATAagcaacttttaataatatattttctgaattttttattaattttctttctttttccccttcttcctctatcGGCCGTTGGCCATGGCCGACAACCAGTAAAAGCCAACTACCGACGAGGGAAGACCTTGCCAACTTCGGGTGAGGGTTGGTCTCACCGCCGGCTTCAAGAGAGGCTCGACGTCACTAATTTGGCGAGGACGTCATGGCCCTTGCTCAAGCTTTGGTCAGAAACCGTTAACGTGGATATTGACCGTCTTACATGGCTCAACCTACATTAATGCTAACCATTTATattaatatcttaatatttttaaaattttttgttaatttgttaatttttttctttttttccttcttccttcgccgGTTGGGGCCTTGGCCATGGCTAGCAATCGGCTAAAGGCAATTACCGGGGGACGACCTAGCCATCCTCAATGCCGGCTTCAGGCGAGGCCGATCCTTGAGACCGACCCTTGTCGGCCTTCGGCAAAGCTTGACCTAGCCAAGTCCAGCAAGGTGGCACAAAGGCCCTCACCTATTGGGGTTGGCCTAGGCTTGGCGAGCCTGCCGGGGCtatgaagagaaaaaggaaagaaagaaaagcagaatgaaaaaaaaaagcaacaataaattgataaaaagttaaaaagaaataaaaaaaattaaaatatctaaGTTAGCATCGacgccacataggatggccggcTTTGACTGGACcgccacattagcgatttctaaCA
The genomic region above belongs to Rhodamnia argentea isolate NSW1041297 chromosome 6, ASM2092103v1, whole genome shotgun sequence and contains:
- the LOC115749310 gene encoding protein ESSENTIAL FOR POTEXVIRUS ACCUMULATION 1, whose translation is MAEGKLDLPDDLLSSKPADRSFPPPKMEALGGQFEEKVLMGPNDESKDQVASESSIPLSPQWLYAKPTETKMEMRAPSSASVGNSGDPTQKENWRLEGTEDKKDWRRAATDNESGRRWREEERETSLLGSRRDRRKPDRRVDSVPVRETNEGRTLAASDKWSDGNARTAGHEARRDSKWSSRWGPEDKDKESRNEKRADAEKEDGHVDNSPLLGSNRGAPERESESRDKWRPRHRMEVHSSGSTPYRAAPGFGTERGRVEGSHMGFTVGRGRSSTMGRSLGAIGAAHSDKSESVPGKPIVLTDSFCYPRAKLLDIYRKQKVEQSFASMPDDMEELAPIAQADVAEPLAFVTPDADEEAVLGDIWRGKITGSGAVYNSFRKGRSTENVTGLGDVESADEGKQGILSLVPTEENGDTFQELLGSDNSRADDNTASLNLLVSSYGAEDVKNQGVEQKIAGEIIHHGESVDNGTRGSYEIDGPYFATSQTNIANSGTGTLSAFTDQSQFQEIGGRSKLPNNSTSLFGLIPPLQHQGGNIHHLSSNEAKESERSISADELSLYYLDPQGEIQGPFLGLDIISWFEQGFFGTDLPVRLADAPEGKPFQELGEVMPHLKEGIHAIATGADQILKLDEASALGGKLETGVPAAAPAGKVDDLYIMENRSLPEIRNMSAQNVQRIVSESGVPHLSHLEMGFNDFAAQDEEIVFPGRPGSSGHPIGRSTGNIHDASLKPLSHSSVQAELKAPSMQNQNDNMMHPFGLLWSEIEATNAKHTSASNLPSAMGRGPQFGGISDPALIADNWPDSYRRNAAFDYPNLYPETVASRNFPRMEQESNRLDLSEQLLSRQLQHHHLQQQNLLPFHANSGHSILEQMAGEQMAHQQQLAAHAVPEMEHLRALQLQQQRQHQLQRQLQQQQQFQHQQKLLQEQQQSQVQQVLLEQILRNRMHDPGLAQSPVDPLRANNALDRAILEQQLLNELKQRSHHPARHIDPSLEQRTEAKFARMPPELQELLIARAQRGQLQPLDHHILQEQLQARQFPMGMGLPPNLEERRLGSGWPVDETDQFLRMHSSHRAHSSGFSPLDFYQQQQGPSNEDQLSFFDRNPSLQERMRQGSYEPSGPPFDRSISLPTGNAGVNLDVLNAMTRVHGLDMQESSTRTKSAAQAKFASELHPRGATRSLLPNQFHTSQLDALDGHWSENNGQLANDWMESRIQQLHIGAERQKREQFGKITSEDPSSWMSDGQDDDKSKQLLMDLLHQNSGHQPAQYADVSEGVPGERRPISGFYSSSNTLDRQFNMLQDREAGLSNSFPVGSYGSNSSDRASSFENRDELPFRMDSGALAAADPFLSGIHGSGMGFHTNPSRNDSISAHTKELAEAEGRKGMSKSESKLKGSLFEIQEATAEQTLLAATDHGGVPINSFSRHASLGAAAGENTVFYDEGIGNQYPEQISKDHVRVILSKSQDNMLLRGPSQEGPSELVSDPLARLKSAVPSVPDGSRQDQGGNPTKQGVEDIAAAKKDMRFRRTSSCNDADVSEASFIDMLKSTKKTAPQEPQSAAGLSESLEGIQAGRSGKKKGKKGKQIDPALLGFKVTSNRIMMGEIQRIDD
- the LOC115749428 gene encoding uncharacterized protein LOC115749428 isoform X1 encodes the protein MAGRVRPFLTIHPHTSLPVVTTVHQKSPLKPSAAKMATGGTEGRASFSTKVIDSHLHVWASPAEAEEKYPYFPGQEPTLPGDVDFLLQCMDEAGVDGALIVQPINHKFDHSLVTSILKKYPTKFAGCCLANAAEDGSGIEKLEQLVLKDGFRAVRFNPYLWPSGQKMTNEVGKALFSKAGELGVPVGFMCMKGLNLHISEIEELCKEFPSTVVLLDHLAFCKPPLNDEDSRTFSELLRLSRYPQVYVKLSALFRVSRMPFPYLDLSDLLSKLITHYGVNRIMWGSDFPFVVPECGYKGAKDALSLIAEQVPVASSELEWLMGRTVGKLFPNCWV
- the LOC115749428 gene encoding uncharacterized protein LOC115749428 isoform X2, producing the protein MAGRVRPFLTIHPHTSLPVVTTVHQKSPLKPSAAKMATGGTEGRASFSTKVIDSHLHVWASPAECMDEAGVDGALIVQPINHKFDHSLVTSILKKYPTKFAGCCLANAAEDGSGIEKLEQLVLKDGFRAVRFNPYLWPSGQKMTNEVGKALFSKAGELGVPVGFMCMKGLNLHISEIEELCKEFPSTVVLLDHLAFCKPPLNDEDSRTFSELLRLSRYPQVYVKLSALFRVSRMPFPYLDLSDLLSKLITHYGVNRIMWGSDFPFVVPECGYKGAKDALSLIAEQVPVASSELEWLMGRTVGKLFPNCWV
- the LOC115749428 gene encoding uncharacterized protein LOC115749428 isoform X3 gives rise to the protein MHEKCMDEAGVDGALIVQPINHKFDHSLVTSILKKYPTKFAGCCLANAAEDGSGIEKLEQLVLKDGFRAVRFNPYLWPSGQKMTNEVGKALFSKAGELGVPVGFMCMKGLNLHISEIEELCKEFPSTVVLLDHLAFCKPPLNDEDSRTFSELLRLSRYPQVYVKLSALFRVSRMPFPYLDLSDLLSKLITHYGVNRIMWGSDFPFVVPECGYKGAKDALSLIAEQVPVASSELEWLMGRTVGKLFPNCWV